A genome region from Alicyclobacillus acidocaldarius subsp. acidocaldarius DSM 446 includes the following:
- a CDS encoding phosphopentomutase, which translates to MDKRLIWIVLDSCGIGAAPDAADYGEADVQSNTIAHVAEAVGGLRVPNLERLGLGRIAPIKGVAPVGVGGYGTMVERSAGKDTTNGHLEFVGIVLSQPMPTYPNGFPPEIIEPFERYVGKPVLCNRPASGTWVIEAYGREHLETGRPIVYTSADSVFQVAAHEDVVPVETLYDWCEYARSILVGPHAVGRVIARPFVGEPGRFVRTDRRRDYSLDFGPTVLDGIEAAGYPVVGIGKIADIYNHRGITRAVHTVDNRDGMQKLVEAMDSETSGLIYANLVDFDSKYGHRNDPVGFARAIEAFDADLEGVLSRLRPGDLLVITADHGCDPTVPGTDHTRERVPILAYHVNMAQPVELGERDTFADLGATVAEYFDVPLPPVGRSFLRDLRLA; encoded by the coding sequence TTGGACAAGCGTCTCATTTGGATTGTGCTCGACAGCTGTGGCATCGGCGCGGCGCCCGATGCCGCCGATTATGGGGAGGCTGACGTTCAGAGCAACACCATCGCGCACGTCGCGGAGGCGGTAGGCGGACTTCGGGTTCCCAACCTCGAACGCCTTGGCCTTGGGCGAATTGCGCCGATCAAGGGCGTTGCGCCTGTCGGCGTGGGCGGATACGGCACGATGGTGGAGCGATCCGCCGGCAAGGACACGACGAACGGTCACTTGGAGTTCGTGGGCATCGTCCTGTCGCAGCCGATGCCGACGTATCCAAATGGGTTTCCGCCCGAGATCATCGAGCCGTTCGAGCGGTACGTGGGCAAACCGGTCCTTTGCAATCGCCCTGCGTCCGGCACCTGGGTCATCGAGGCGTATGGGAGAGAGCATCTCGAGACGGGCAGGCCCATCGTCTATACCTCGGCGGATAGCGTCTTTCAGGTCGCGGCGCACGAAGACGTGGTGCCGGTGGAGACGTTGTACGATTGGTGCGAATACGCGAGATCCATCCTGGTTGGACCTCACGCCGTGGGCCGGGTGATTGCGCGGCCGTTCGTCGGGGAACCGGGGCGGTTTGTGCGGACGGATCGGAGGCGGGACTATTCGCTGGATTTCGGCCCGACGGTGCTCGATGGCATCGAGGCCGCCGGGTACCCCGTGGTCGGGATCGGGAAAATCGCAGACATCTACAACCATCGCGGAATTACGCGGGCGGTGCACACCGTGGACAATCGGGATGGCATGCAAAAGCTGGTGGAGGCGATGGACAGCGAGACCTCGGGCCTCATCTACGCGAACTTGGTGGACTTCGATTCGAAGTACGGGCACCGAAATGACCCCGTCGGATTCGCACGCGCCATCGAGGCGTTTGACGCTGATCTGGAGGGGGTGCTGTCGCGGCTTCGCCCTGGCGATCTCCTGGTCATCACCGCCGATCACGGCTGCGACCCAACGGTCCCTGGCACGGATCACACGCGCGAACGCGTCCCGATTCTCGCCTACCACGTGAACATGGCCCAGCCCGTCGAGCTCGGTGAGCGAGACACCTTCGCCGATCTCGGCGCCACCGTGGCGGAATACTTCGACGTGCCGCTTCCACC
- the xerD gene encoding site-specific tyrosine recombinase XerD, producing the protein MDPDIRTFLDHLRLERGLSENTATSYARDLADFSQYLAREQRTMRDADRTAVLRYLSDLKRRGMKSTTIARRMSALRSFFRYLLREGVLQADPTANIEVAAPDEHLPRVVSEEDVERLIGAVRRPDAMGLRDRAMLETLYATGVRVSELLALSLEDVELAAGFIRVFGKGKKERVVPLGEIAQDALGLYLRYGRPLLVRDRGESAVFLNRLGRRMTRQGFWNILKGYARQAGVSAEVTPHTLRHSFATHLLEGGADLRVVQELLGHADISTTERYTHVTPHRLREVYRNAHPRA; encoded by the coding sequence GTGGACCCAGACATTCGCACCTTTCTCGATCACCTCCGGCTGGAGCGCGGCCTCTCCGAGAATACGGCCACGAGTTACGCGCGCGATCTCGCTGATTTCTCCCAGTACCTCGCGCGCGAACAGCGGACGATGCGGGACGCGGACCGGACGGCCGTGCTCCGCTATCTGTCCGACCTGAAGCGGCGAGGGATGAAATCGACGACCATCGCCCGAAGGATGTCCGCGCTTCGCTCGTTCTTTCGCTACCTGCTGCGGGAAGGCGTCCTTCAGGCGGACCCGACGGCGAATATCGAGGTCGCGGCGCCGGACGAGCACCTGCCTCGGGTCGTCTCTGAAGAGGACGTCGAACGGCTTATCGGCGCGGTGCGCCGACCGGATGCCATGGGACTGCGCGATCGCGCCATGTTGGAGACGCTCTACGCGACGGGTGTGCGCGTGAGCGAGCTTCTGGCGCTGTCGCTCGAAGACGTCGAGCTCGCAGCGGGGTTTATCCGCGTGTTCGGAAAGGGCAAGAAGGAGCGCGTGGTTCCACTGGGTGAGATCGCCCAGGACGCCCTTGGGCTGTACCTGCGCTACGGCAGGCCGCTTCTGGTGCGAGACCGGGGAGAAAGCGCTGTGTTCCTCAATCGCCTCGGCCGGCGGATGACCCGGCAAGGGTTCTGGAATATCCTGAAGGGCTACGCGCGGCAGGCGGGCGTGTCCGCCGAGGTGACGCCGCACACGCTTCGGCACTCGTTCGCCACGCATTTGCTGGAGGGCGGCGCGGATCTCCGGGTGGTGCAGGAGCTCTTGGGACACGCCGATATCTCGACGACGGAGCGGTACACGCACGTCACACCGCACAGGCTTCGCGAGGTGTATCGCAATGCGCATCCGCGGGCGTGA
- a CDS encoding RNHCP domain-containing protein yields the protein MAAFIRRNEPFTCAHCGLRVEPAERTCRNHCPRCLYSMHVDVEPGDRANPCGGLMEPVRVEYHSKKGYQIVHRCTRCGQETRNIALLDVAVQPDDRERLYELMRHPR from the coding sequence ATGGCAGCGTTTATTCGCCGAAACGAGCCATTTACCTGCGCGCACTGCGGCCTCCGCGTGGAGCCTGCGGAACGAACGTGCCGCAATCACTGCCCTCGTTGTTTGTATTCGATGCACGTGGACGTCGAGCCGGGCGATCGCGCCAATCCGTGCGGTGGGCTCATGGAACCGGTCCGCGTCGAGTACCATTCGAAGAAAGGATACCAGATTGTCCACCGCTGCACGCGCTGTGGGCAGGAGACGCGCAACATCGCGCTCCTCGACGTCGCCGTGCAACCTGACGATCGCGAGCGGCTGTACGAACTCATGCGACATCCGCGGTGA
- a CDS encoding stage II sporulation protein M: MKLAAWMAGRRPPLSLSLFWFRFRRSMARRLSQEAHIVAFLLGMVLSGTAFGGIVAGELRPADKLELANQLEAFLLATLHGQLASGSSVFASRLISDAAWLALVWLAGSSAVGIPIVAAAVFARAFETGFAVAFTSLQFGWKGFAVASIGIFVHQAVFLFAFLIASVNAIRFSYQIVAQSVPLYQWTLQFLRYTGRSVMCLGGVMLAAAVQAFVVPPMVSRLLGG; encoded by the coding sequence ATGAAATTAGCCGCGTGGATGGCCGGGAGGCGGCCGCCCCTATCCCTTTCCCTTTTCTGGTTTCGGTTTCGGCGGTCGATGGCGCGCCGCCTCTCCCAGGAGGCGCACATTGTCGCGTTTTTGCTCGGAATGGTCCTCTCCGGCACCGCCTTTGGCGGGATTGTGGCTGGCGAACTCCGGCCGGCGGACAAGCTGGAGCTCGCGAATCAGTTGGAGGCGTTCCTGTTGGCGACGCTGCATGGCCAGCTGGCATCAGGCAGTTCGGTGTTTGCGAGCCGGCTCATCTCCGATGCGGCTTGGCTCGCGCTGGTGTGGCTGGCCGGTTCCTCCGCTGTGGGCATTCCCATCGTGGCGGCGGCGGTGTTCGCGCGCGCGTTCGAGACCGGTTTCGCCGTGGCGTTCACCTCGCTCCAATTCGGGTGGAAGGGCTTCGCGGTGGCTTCCATCGGTATCTTTGTTCATCAGGCTGTTTTCCTGTTCGCGTTCCTCATCGCGAGTGTCAACGCCATCCGGTTTTCGTACCAGATTGTGGCCCAATCCGTTCCTCTCTATCAGTGGACGCTTCAGTTCCTGAGGTATACTGGGAGAAGCGTGATGTGCCTGGGCGGCGTGATGCTCGCGGCTGCCGTCCAGGCGTTCGTCGTGCCGCCGATGGTGAGTCGGCTGCTGGGAGGATGA
- a CDS encoding endonuclease Q family protein — MRAFADFHVHTGAANGRPVKMAASHQLTVAASLDWAIRVKGLNVVGLVDAVCDPVLEEIRDLCRAGHLVPVPGGGLMYQASLLVVLGAEVEIRVSEHGAAHFGCWLPTVEAAADFQMWLKTVQSNTGLSSQVARTEPTRLADEVHARDGLFVVHHAFTPFKGLLGSAAARVADVMPLEVVDAVELGLSADADMADRLKEMREFTFLSNSDAHSLPSIAREFNVLALRELSFAEIQAACRRLGGRAVLANLGLYPPLGKYYRTRCRSCGAVVASQPCACGADAGIVQGVWDRIEAIADDDSPVHPPWRAPYRYIVPLSFVPGVGPRTYAKLLDAFGGEAPLLFDPPSEQAIAEVVGEKLAARIVAALSGRLPVSPGGAGRYGRIEDV; from the coding sequence ATGCGGGCGTTCGCCGACTTTCATGTTCACACGGGAGCCGCGAACGGCCGGCCCGTCAAGATGGCTGCGTCGCATCAGCTGACGGTGGCGGCCTCCCTCGACTGGGCAATTCGTGTGAAGGGGCTGAACGTCGTGGGCCTCGTCGACGCAGTCTGCGACCCGGTGCTCGAGGAGATCCGCGATCTGTGCCGCGCGGGGCATCTCGTTCCGGTCCCTGGCGGGGGGTTGATGTATCAAGCGTCGCTTTTGGTCGTGCTTGGGGCGGAAGTGGAGATCCGCGTCTCGGAGCACGGCGCCGCGCACTTCGGCTGTTGGCTGCCGACGGTCGAAGCGGCGGCCGACTTTCAGATGTGGTTGAAAACGGTTCAGTCCAACACCGGGCTGTCGTCCCAGGTCGCGCGGACCGAACCGACTCGACTGGCGGACGAGGTCCACGCGAGGGACGGCCTGTTCGTCGTGCACCATGCGTTCACGCCCTTTAAGGGGCTGCTCGGCAGCGCGGCGGCTCGCGTCGCGGACGTCATGCCGCTCGAGGTCGTCGACGCCGTCGAGCTCGGGCTGTCGGCAGACGCGGACATGGCGGATCGCCTGAAAGAAATGAGGGAATTCACGTTTCTGTCGAATTCGGACGCCCACAGCCTTCCTTCCATCGCGCGCGAATTCAACGTGCTGGCCTTGCGAGAGCTCTCGTTCGCCGAGATTCAAGCCGCGTGCCGCCGTCTCGGCGGGCGAGCCGTGTTGGCCAATCTGGGCCTCTATCCGCCGCTCGGCAAGTATTATCGCACGCGGTGCCGATCCTGCGGTGCGGTGGTGGCGTCGCAACCGTGCGCCTGCGGCGCAGACGCCGGCATCGTGCAGGGCGTGTGGGACCGGATTGAGGCCATTGCGGACGACGATTCGCCCGTTCATCCGCCGTGGCGGGCGCCGTACCGCTACATCGTGCCCCTCTCGTTTGTCCCCGGCGTGGGACCGCGGACGTACGCCAAGCTGCTCGATGCGTTCGGCGGGGAAGCGCCACTGCTGTTCGATCCGCCCTCTGAACAGGCCATCGCCGAGGTGGTCGGGGAAAAGCTGGCCGCCCGAATTGTGGCGGCGTTGAGTGGCCGACTGCCTGTCTCACCGGGCGGGGCCGGGCGATACGGGCGCATCGAGGACGTGTGA
- a CDS encoding NUDIX hydrolase, with translation MWEQTVAEERLFTGRIIDVRRLTVKLPNGHTSTREVVLHPGAVAVLAEVEPDKVVLVRQFRKPCEQVLWEIPAGKLEPGEEPERAAARELSEETGYQCEGPLVPVHAFYTAPGFSNEKLHVYYTNDVKRGAEHPDGDEFVESQVFSRDEIRRMLGAGEIQDAKTLVALYWWMARL, from the coding sequence ATGTGGGAGCAGACGGTAGCGGAAGAGCGGCTGTTCACCGGCCGGATCATCGATGTGCGGCGTCTCACGGTGAAACTGCCCAACGGGCACACGAGCACGCGCGAGGTGGTGTTGCATCCGGGCGCCGTGGCCGTGCTGGCGGAAGTGGAGCCAGACAAGGTGGTCCTGGTGCGCCAGTTTCGCAAGCCGTGCGAACAGGTGCTGTGGGAAATTCCCGCCGGCAAACTGGAGCCTGGCGAGGAGCCCGAGCGGGCGGCAGCGCGAGAGCTCTCCGAAGAGACAGGGTATCAATGTGAAGGTCCTCTCGTGCCGGTGCACGCCTTCTACACGGCGCCGGGCTTCAGCAACGAGAAGCTGCACGTGTATTACACAAACGACGTGAAGCGCGGCGCTGAACACCCCGATGGCGACGAGTTCGTGGAGTCTCAGGTGTTCTCGCGCGACGAGATCCGCCGGATGTTGGGGGCGGGCGAAATTCAGGACGCCAAGACGCTTGTGGCGCTCTACTGGTGGATGGCTCGGCTGTGA
- a CDS encoding M20/M25/M40 family metallo-hydrolase encodes MRAGSRAADEESALAFFLELLRIDSPSGSEQRAAQACAAWMEELGLSVEWEPVAIGDGVSANVWAHAPGDPALDPVLVCAHLDTRWAGVPDVRRRADGWIESANEVPLGADDKAGVAAAVAAVARVVRDGRRRPPIHILFSVGEEMGSAGVRASRRISSRVRRALVVDAEAPVGTLVDAGYGQARLWLRYPARGEAHRFSVWRSLQEATKRIGPGLTGELVRFLPADAGFEAELAVWFSPDVAWRIAKARYQFWVAEIERRTAPRAARSDILYPAYDVRSSSWLHDVRRRMEREPTPITCARMRDGCDANWLASMGLLPVNVGVGYECAHTRAERIHEESLARLTRLLVAALSEP; translated from the coding sequence GTGAGGGCGGGATCGCGTGCGGCCGACGAGGAGTCGGCCCTCGCTTTCTTTCTGGAACTTTTGCGCATCGACAGTCCGTCGGGGAGCGAGCAACGCGCGGCCCAGGCCTGCGCCGCGTGGATGGAGGAGCTTGGCCTGTCCGTCGAGTGGGAGCCTGTGGCAATCGGTGATGGCGTGTCCGCCAATGTGTGGGCGCATGCGCCGGGCGATCCAGCGCTCGATCCGGTGCTCGTGTGCGCGCATCTGGACACGCGTTGGGCCGGGGTTCCCGATGTGCGGCGGCGTGCCGACGGATGGATCGAGAGCGCGAACGAGGTGCCTCTCGGCGCGGACGACAAGGCTGGCGTGGCCGCCGCGGTGGCCGCGGTGGCACGAGTCGTGCGGGATGGCAGACGGCGTCCGCCCATCCACATCTTGTTCTCGGTCGGCGAGGAGATGGGAAGCGCCGGCGTCCGGGCGTCTCGGCGGATTTCCTCCCGCGTGCGGCGCGCGCTCGTCGTCGATGCGGAAGCGCCGGTCGGCACGCTGGTCGACGCGGGATACGGACAAGCGCGCCTGTGGCTTCGCTATCCCGCGCGGGGCGAAGCCCACCGATTTTCGGTGTGGCGGTCGTTGCAGGAGGCCACGAAGCGCATCGGTCCCGGGCTGACGGGCGAACTGGTGCGCTTTCTTCCCGCGGATGCGGGCTTTGAGGCGGAATTGGCCGTGTGGTTTTCGCCGGACGTCGCCTGGCGGATCGCCAAGGCGCGCTATCAGTTCTGGGTGGCCGAGATCGAGCGGCGCACGGCGCCTCGCGCGGCGCGATCCGACATTTTGTACCCGGCCTACGACGTGCGGTCGAGCTCGTGGCTTCACGACGTGCGACGCCGGATGGAGCGCGAGCCCACGCCCATCACCTGCGCACGTATGCGAGACGGCTGCGACGCGAATTGGCTCGCGTCCATGGGGCTTCTGCCTGTCAACGTCGGGGTGGGCTACGAGTGTGCCCATACGCGGGCGGAGCGGATTCACGAAGAGAGCCTCGCGCGGCTCACCCGGTTGTTGGTGGCGGCGCTTTCGGAGCCATAG
- the lipB gene encoding lipoyl(octanoyl) transferase LipB codes for MATSLVWRSLGVVPYDDALDMQVSQALKLLNLEDDAQTVFALEHPRTITVGRNGSDANILLPVEVLTRKGFEVRMVDRGGDVTYHGPGQWVLYPVLHLAPWGNDVARFVRNLEEVVIRALAEVGIESRRIDDLPGVWVGEDKICAVGARVKKRPSGEFVTYHGIALNVNTNLQDFDVIVPCGIRDRGVTSVAAVLGAPQDMKAWEDRLRRHFSEVFACEVVLTEAPA; via the coding sequence TTGGCCACGTCGCTCGTTTGGCGTTCGCTCGGCGTCGTCCCGTATGACGACGCGCTGGACATGCAGGTGAGTCAGGCGCTCAAGCTTCTGAACCTCGAGGACGATGCGCAGACCGTGTTTGCGCTCGAGCACCCGCGGACCATCACGGTCGGCCGCAACGGATCGGACGCCAACATCCTCCTTCCGGTCGAGGTTCTCACCCGCAAGGGGTTTGAGGTGCGCATGGTCGATCGCGGCGGCGATGTCACGTACCACGGCCCGGGCCAGTGGGTGCTGTACCCGGTGCTTCATCTTGCGCCGTGGGGGAATGACGTGGCGCGATTCGTGCGCAACCTGGAGGAGGTCGTCATTCGCGCGCTCGCGGAGGTCGGGATCGAAAGCCGCCGCATCGATGATTTGCCCGGCGTATGGGTGGGCGAAGACAAGATCTGCGCGGTGGGCGCGCGGGTGAAAAAGCGCCCGTCGGGCGAATTCGTCACGTATCACGGCATCGCCCTGAACGTGAACACCAATCTCCAGGACTTCGACGTGATCGTCCCGTGTGGCATCCGCGACCGCGGCGTGACGAGCGTGGCTGCAGTCTTGGGCGCACCTCAGGACATGAAAGCGTGGGAAGACCGTCTCCGCAGGCACTTCTCCGAGGTGTTCGCCTGCGAGGTCGTTCTGACGGAGGCACCCGCGTGA
- the lipA gene encoding lipoyl synthase, which produces MGKPEASVRVMEAGTTKARPEWLKIRAKTGENYKQLKEIMRTQSLHTVCEEAHCPNLFECWEMRTATFMILGDICTRACRFCAVHTGRPNELDLREPERVADAVVAMGLEHVVITSVARDDLADGGASVFAETIRAVRRKVPTCSVEVLIPDFDGNWDALAAVLDARPDVLNHNIETVRRLSDSVRSRAKYDRTLELLRRSKEMAPDIPTKSSIMVGLGETFEEIYETMDDLRAVDVDILTIGQYLQPTAKHLPVVRYYTPTEFLRLRGEGLKRGFKHVESGPMVRSSYHAKDQVPWRQQETPAESGE; this is translated from the coding sequence ATGGGGAAGCCAGAGGCCAGCGTTCGCGTGATGGAGGCGGGTACCACCAAGGCCCGGCCGGAATGGCTCAAGATTCGCGCGAAGACGGGTGAAAACTATAAGCAACTCAAAGAAATCATGCGCACGCAGTCGCTGCACACCGTGTGTGAAGAGGCGCATTGCCCCAACTTGTTCGAATGCTGGGAGATGCGCACGGCCACGTTCATGATCCTCGGCGACATCTGCACGCGCGCATGCCGTTTCTGCGCCGTGCACACCGGCCGTCCGAACGAACTCGACCTGCGCGAGCCAGAGCGCGTGGCGGATGCCGTGGTCGCGATGGGGCTGGAGCACGTCGTCATTACGAGTGTGGCCCGCGACGATCTCGCCGACGGGGGGGCTTCCGTCTTCGCGGAGACCATTCGCGCGGTGCGGCGGAAGGTTCCGACCTGCAGCGTGGAGGTTTTGATCCCAGACTTTGACGGCAACTGGGACGCCCTCGCCGCCGTGCTGGACGCGCGTCCCGATGTGTTGAATCACAACATCGAGACCGTCCGCCGGCTGTCGGACTCGGTGCGATCCCGCGCGAAGTACGATCGGACGCTCGAGCTACTCCGGCGTTCGAAGGAGATGGCGCCGGATATCCCCACGAAGTCGAGCATCATGGTGGGGCTCGGCGAGACGTTTGAGGAGATTTACGAGACGATGGACGATCTCCGCGCGGTCGACGTCGACATCCTGACCATCGGCCAGTACCTCCAGCCGACGGCGAAACATCTGCCGGTGGTGCGCTACTACACGCCTACCGAATTCCTGCGCTTGCGCGGAGAGGGATTGAAGCGGGGCTTCAAGCATGTGGAGTCGGGGCCCATGGTCCGCAGTTCGTATCACGCGAAGGACCAGGTCCCTTGGCGCCAGCAGGAGACGCCCGCTGAGAGTGGGGAGTGA
- the moaC gene encoding cyclic pyranopterin monophosphate synthase MoaC has translation MESQDVFHHFSPDGRPHMVDVSEKAVTTRVAVAEAHIRMSRATRDAIVHQAVGKGDVMKVAEIAGIMAAKRTSDLIPLCHPVPLHHVSVRMEEHAVEADEAVFRVRAEVRTAHQTGVEMEALTAASIAALTVYDMCKKADRGMTISNVRLVLKDGGASGRYERSDSGGSHGG, from the coding sequence GTGGAGTCTCAAGATGTGTTCCACCACTTTTCGCCAGACGGCCGCCCGCACATGGTGGACGTCAGCGAAAAAGCCGTCACCACCCGCGTGGCGGTCGCGGAAGCGCACATCCGCATGTCGCGGGCGACGCGCGATGCTATTGTACATCAGGCGGTGGGCAAAGGCGACGTGATGAAGGTGGCCGAGATCGCAGGCATCATGGCGGCGAAGCGGACGAGCGATCTCATTCCGCTCTGCCATCCGGTGCCGTTGCACCACGTGTCCGTCCGCATGGAGGAACATGCCGTTGAAGCGGATGAGGCCGTGTTTCGAGTGCGAGCCGAGGTCCGCACCGCCCATCAGACCGGCGTGGAAATGGAGGCGCTCACGGCCGCGTCCATCGCCGCGCTCACCGTCTACGACATGTGCAAGAAGGCGGATCGCGGCATGACCATCTCGAACGTACGCCTGGTGTTGAAGGACGGCGGCGCAAGCGGGCGGTACGAGCGAAGCGACTCCGGTGGTTCCCACGGCGGTTGA
- a CDS encoding molybdenum cofactor biosynthesis protein: MRFDIRLFANVKEIAGRDKLELDVPDDATVADVLHALKEAYPELHDALEHVMVAVNLELAHPSRRVLATDEIALIPPVGGGEGEHPYARLTREPLDVKEAEALLSDARHGGCVLFLGTVRAWTGHRQTERIEYEAYEAMVRVQLEQLVTEIEQEFAGVKALVWHRIGTLYPEDVAVICGAAHPHRKAAFEACQALIDRLKARVAIWKKEFFADGSAEWRPNP, from the coding sequence ATGCGTTTCGACATCCGCCTATTCGCAAATGTAAAGGAGATCGCCGGGCGAGACAAACTTGAGCTGGACGTGCCGGACGATGCGACCGTTGCCGATGTCCTGCATGCGCTCAAAGAGGCATACCCAGAGCTTCACGATGCGCTTGAGCACGTGATGGTCGCCGTGAATCTGGAATTGGCCCATCCGTCGCGACGCGTCCTCGCGACCGACGAGATCGCGCTCATCCCTCCGGTGGGCGGTGGAGAAGGCGAGCATCCGTATGCGCGGCTCACACGGGAACCCCTCGACGTGAAGGAAGCGGAGGCGCTCTTGTCCGATGCCCGGCACGGAGGTTGCGTGTTGTTCCTCGGGACCGTGCGCGCATGGACAGGCCACCGGCAAACGGAGCGCATCGAATATGAGGCGTACGAGGCGATGGTGCGGGTCCAGCTGGAGCAGCTGGTGACCGAAATCGAACAGGAATTTGCGGGCGTCAAGGCGCTCGTGTGGCATCGAATCGGCACGCTGTACCCAGAGGATGTCGCGGTCATCTGCGGTGCGGCGCACCCGCATCGCAAGGCGGCCTTTGAGGCCTGTCAGGCGCTCATCGACCGGCTCAAAGCTCGGGTGGCCATCTGGAAGAAGGAGTTTTTCGCGGACGGATCGGCCGAATGGCGGCCCAATCCGTAG
- a CDS encoding glycosyl hydrolase family 18 protein, translated as MNRSKPSRLIAELIAAVSALFLLAAGFVISMASTMGQPFTDRLAESEVQALASMEVSALFGNDGPPGNEHGTANPFRAVAERLQSLFLNPVAMLRNMLPQVAPSDPGGGLQTSLLNSIAAMAESRHTLVIGWLPSTNPATCVRWIQDNPGINVVSPTWFHLADASGNLSGSVLPTVVQYAQERHIQVWVLVDNQFSAALTHEVLANPRAEANLIDEIAYQASAYHLNGVNLDFENVAAADRNRFTDFVGKLHARLRSLGIDLSLDLTPDIVQLDDSEAFFHAALADEVDQVVLMAYDEHWATDPDPGPVADLPWVERSVNDLLDTGVPANKLVLGIPLYTRFWYVNTDGSVQSDAVSAGAVQTILNQYRLPLGTWNDSLDLMFSQYPTKTGYAEVWYPTSQTYEDWLQLVSDDGLAGVAVWSLAWSDATSWASTVHALRLNGSP; from the coding sequence GTGAACCGCAGCAAACCTTCCCGCCTCATCGCCGAACTGATCGCAGCTGTTTCCGCGCTCTTCCTCCTTGCGGCAGGCTTTGTGATCTCGATGGCATCCACGATGGGACAACCCTTCACCGACCGCTTGGCGGAATCGGAGGTGCAAGCGCTCGCTTCCATGGAGGTGAGCGCCCTCTTTGGGAACGACGGGCCTCCGGGCAACGAACATGGCACAGCCAACCCATTTCGCGCCGTGGCCGAGCGCCTGCAGTCCCTGTTCCTCAATCCAGTCGCCATGCTTCGCAACATGCTCCCGCAGGTCGCACCGAGCGACCCCGGCGGGGGACTGCAGACGTCGCTGCTCAACTCCATTGCGGCCATGGCTGAAAGCCGCCACACGCTCGTCATCGGCTGGCTCCCTTCGACCAATCCGGCGACCTGCGTCCGGTGGATCCAGGACAATCCCGGCATCAACGTCGTCAGCCCAACCTGGTTTCATCTCGCCGACGCATCGGGAAACTTGTCCGGCAGCGTGCTGCCGACGGTTGTGCAATACGCGCAGGAACGGCACATTCAGGTCTGGGTGCTCGTGGACAACCAGTTTTCCGCGGCGCTCACGCACGAGGTTCTGGCGAATCCTCGCGCAGAGGCCAATCTGATCGACGAAATTGCCTATCAGGCGAGCGCCTATCACCTGAACGGCGTCAACCTCGACTTTGAGAACGTGGCGGCAGCCGACCGAAATCGTTTCACAGACTTTGTGGGCAAGCTCCACGCCCGGCTGCGCTCGCTCGGGATCGATCTGTCGCTCGATCTGACGCCCGACATCGTGCAGCTCGACGACTCCGAAGCGTTCTTTCACGCCGCGCTCGCGGACGAAGTGGACCAGGTGGTGCTGATGGCGTATGACGAGCACTGGGCCACGGACCCGGATCCAGGGCCTGTGGCCGACCTCCCGTGGGTCGAGCGCAGTGTCAACGACCTGTTGGACACGGGCGTACCCGCCAACAAGCTGGTGCTCGGCATTCCGCTTTACACGCGGTTCTGGTACGTGAACACGGACGGGAGCGTTCAGAGCGATGCGGTGAGCGCCGGTGCCGTGCAAACCATCCTCAACCAATACCGGCTGCCGCTCGGGACGTGGAACGATTCCCTGGATCTGATGTTCTCCCAATATCCCACGAAGACGGGCTACGCAGAGGTCTGGTATCCCACGTCTCAGACGTACGAAGACTGGCTCCAGCTCGTGAGCGACGACGGGCTGGCAGGCGTTGCAGTGTGGTCGCTGGCGTGGTCTGACGCCACCTCCTGGGCGTCCACCGTGCACGCGCTCCGCCTGAACGGATCACCTTGA
- a CDS encoding permease, which yields MDRTLVWIAVATGFGYVLACAQEPADALEAARSSLGMLAQSLPWIVVSMFLAGLVSQWLEPELVARWLGREAGIAGIVFGAVLGMLGTGSRFAVYPLAVSLLAADASPGAVVAFTTSWQLTSLARLPAEFPFFGVPFALVRFAISLVISVAGGLLFEWLWSVWSHFR from the coding sequence GTGGATCGGACGCTGGTTTGGATCGCTGTCGCGACTGGGTTCGGTTACGTGCTGGCGTGTGCGCAGGAACCGGCCGACGCCCTGGAAGCGGCGCGATCGTCCCTCGGGATGCTTGCGCAGTCGCTGCCGTGGATCGTCGTCTCCATGTTTCTCGCCGGACTCGTCAGCCAATGGCTCGAACCCGAACTGGTGGCGCGGTGGCTGGGGCGTGAAGCGGGAATCGCGGGGATTGTGTTCGGTGCCGTGCTCGGAATGCTCGGAACCGGATCCCGGTTTGCGGTGTATCCTCTGGCGGTGAGCCTGCTCGCTGCCGACGCCTCGCCGGGGGCGGTCGTGGCGTTCACCACGTCGTGGCAGCTGACCTCCCTGGCGCGCCTTCCCGCCGAATTCCCGTTCTTCGGCGTACCTTTCGCATTGGTGCGATTTGCGATCTCGCTCGTCATCTCGGTGGCGGGCGGCCTATTGTTCGAATGGCTGTGGAGCGTGTGGTCCCATTTTCGGTGA